The sequence GTTGATTTCTTCCTCTGATAAATCTCGGTACGCACCGGGTTGTAAGCTTGAATCCAGTTCCAACTCACCAATCTTAATGCGTTTTAAATAGGTAACTTCATTATCGCAGGCATGCATCATGCGTTTCACTTGATGGTATTTCCCTTCACCGATTGTTAAGTGGATGGCGCGTTCCCCTACAACTTCAACTTGAGCAGGTTTCAAGAGTTCATCCCCTAACATCATCCCTTTTTCTAATTCTTCACAAAAGCGCAGGTCAAATGGTTTATCCAGTTCAACATAATATTGTTTATGAACATTACTTTTACTGTGCGCAACACGATGTGAAAACTGGCCATCATTTGTAATTAAGAGTAACCCTTCCGTATCCGCATCCAAGCGACCGACAAAAACCAAATCACGATGATACGATTCGATCAGTTCTAAAACAGAGGGATACATTTCAGGATTATGTTCACAAATATATCCAGCCGGCTTGTTCATCATAAAGTAAATATCCTTCTGGTACGATACGCTCTCCCCTTGAACAAAGACTTCATCCTTTTCAAGGTTTAAAACCATACCTGCATCCC is a genomic window of Erysipelothrix amsterdamensis containing:
- a CDS encoding pseudouridine synthase; this encodes MRLDKFLAHNGFGTRKDVKILVKKGMVTVNHDVVRDAGMVLNLEKDEVFVQGESVSYQKDIYFMMNKPAGYICEHNPEMYPSVLELIESYHRDLVFVGRLDADTEGLLLITNDGQFSHRVAHSKSNVHKQYYVELDKPFDLRFCEELEKGMMLGDELLKPAQVEVVGERAIHLTIGEGKYHQVKRMMHACDNEVTYLKRIKIGELELDSSLQPGAYRDLSEEEINLFIK